One window of Mucilaginibacter inviolabilis genomic DNA carries:
- the phnY gene encoding phosphonoacetaldehyde dehydrogenase produces MKEETLITTENIIKSTSLVAGKPVISGKTLAVNNPYNGHLVGTVEMAGLNDTQAAIDIALKGGKVLTRYERYSVLDKTRTMLLERKEEFAQLITAEAGLCITEARYEIGRAHDVLLFASMECLKDDGQVFSCDISPNGKQRKIFTLREPLKLAVAITPFNHPLNQVAHKIAPALAAGTPVILKPSEKTPLTAIRLVELLYLAGLPTYMLSVLLGDTKDVAEALVQDPRVDLVSFTGSVAVGKKIAQTAGYKKVILELGGNDPLIVLEDANLDLAVTLAAEGSFRNSGQRCTAVKRILVQESIAEEFTKRFVEKAKEYTCGDPANPETRVGTVIDEQSALYLESVVDKAVARGARILLGGKRTGALLQPTVIVDVPRDAQMVVQESFGPLAPILTFKDIDDAISLSNSTAFGLSSGVVTNNMEHAIRFVKELKVGTVNINEVPGYRIENSPFGGIKDSGLGIKEGVIEAIKCFTTVKTFSMPW; encoded by the coding sequence ATGAAAGAAGAAACGTTGATAACTACTGAAAATATAATCAAATCAACTTCGTTGGTTGCCGGTAAGCCGGTGATATCCGGGAAAACATTAGCGGTTAATAATCCCTATAACGGACATCTGGTGGGTACCGTAGAGATGGCAGGTTTGAATGATACGCAGGCTGCAATTGATATCGCGCTAAAAGGCGGAAAAGTACTTACCCGTTATGAAAGATACAGCGTTTTGGATAAAACCAGAACGATGCTGTTGGAAAGAAAAGAGGAATTTGCCCAACTGATCACGGCTGAGGCGGGGCTTTGCATTACCGAGGCCCGCTACGAAATCGGTCGTGCACATGATGTGTTGTTATTTGCCTCCATGGAGTGTTTGAAAGATGACGGGCAGGTGTTTTCCTGTGATATATCTCCTAATGGCAAACAACGCAAGATATTTACGTTGCGCGAGCCCTTAAAACTGGCAGTTGCCATTACACCATTTAACCATCCGCTGAACCAGGTGGCGCATAAAATTGCTCCGGCATTAGCCGCAGGTACACCGGTTATACTAAAACCTTCCGAAAAAACACCTTTAACAGCTATTCGTTTGGTAGAGTTATTGTATCTGGCTGGTTTACCGACTTATATGCTAAGCGTTCTGTTGGGAGACACCAAAGATGTGGCCGAGGCATTGGTTCAGGATCCGAGGGTTGATCTGGTGTCGTTTACGGGCAGCGTAGCTGTAGGAAAGAAGATAGCACAAACTGCGGGATATAAAAAAGTGATCCTTGAACTTGGTGGTAACGATCCTTTGATTGTATTAGAAGATGCCAATCTTGATTTGGCAGTTACACTGGCTGCGGAAGGATCTTTCCGAAATTCAGGCCAGCGTTGTACGGCAGTAAAGCGCATCCTGGTTCAGGAAAGCATTGCAGAAGAATTTACTAAACGTTTTGTTGAAAAAGCAAAAGAATACACCTGTGGTGACCCTGCAAATCCTGAAACACGAGTAGGAACTGTAATTGATGAGCAATCAGCCTTGTACCTGGAAAGTGTGGTTGACAAAGCGGTTGCCCGTGGTGCAAGAATTTTGCTGGGAGGTAAACGTACAGGCGCTTTGTTACAACCTACTGTGATTGTGGATGTTCCACGGGATGCCCAAATGGTTGTTCAGGAGTCTTTTGGCCCTTTGGCCCCAATACTCACTTTTAAAGATATTGATGATGCCATCTCCTTATCTAATTCAACGGCTTTTGGTTTATCGTCGGGTGTGGTCACCAATAATATGGAACATGCTATCCGCTTTGTGAAGGAACTAAAGGTTGGTACTGTTAATATCAATGAAGTTCCCGGTTACCGGATAGAAAATTCTCCTTTTGGAGGTATTAAAGATTCGGGTCTGGGAATAAAAGAAGGCGTCATTGAAGCCATTAAGTGCTTCACTACTGTAAAAACATTTTCAATGCCCTGGTAA
- a CDS encoding TIGR03364 family FAD-dependent oxidoreductase — protein sequence MNNSSTYDLIVIGSGILGTFHALHAARLGKKVLLTEKDQYPVSATVRNFGQVVTSGMSSDWLPYAIRTAELYKEIQQEFDISVRNNGSVYLASDSEELQLAHELKERMDTFGYQAELLSAKDCLTKWPALNNEYSKGGIFFPQELSVEPDKLIYRLIKYAVTKYPQLTYKPATPIIGCEVIGDHVEVTTSSKQKFTADKVIVCNGGEYKLLFADHFKNSGIILCKLQMMRTVPMPEVQLEGNILTGLSIRRYESFQECPSYATLTTPEHYAELKKWGVHILFKKAVDGSIIIGDSHEYADVNHSDDLSFSINSHINDLMLKEAQNIVGFDVSKIASTWAGVYPQHNSKHVVEMDIESRIHIRTAIGGKGMTCSGGYAEASIQGIYN from the coding sequence ATGAATAATTCATCAACATACGATTTAATTGTAATTGGCTCAGGCATACTGGGCACATTCCATGCCCTGCATGCTGCACGTTTAGGAAAAAAAGTATTACTCACCGAAAAAGATCAATATCCTGTAAGTGCAACCGTCAGAAATTTTGGTCAAGTTGTAACTTCAGGAATGTCTTCAGATTGGCTCCCTTATGCCATCAGAACGGCGGAGCTTTATAAAGAGATCCAGCAGGAATTTGATATCAGCGTACGCAACAACGGCAGCGTTTACCTGGCGTCTGATTCGGAAGAGTTACAGCTGGCACACGAACTAAAAGAGCGTATGGATACTTTTGGTTATCAGGCAGAATTATTATCCGCAAAAGACTGCTTAACTAAATGGCCGGCTTTAAACAATGAATATAGTAAGGGCGGTATATTTTTTCCACAGGAGCTAAGCGTAGAGCCGGACAAACTCATATATCGTTTGATTAAGTATGCTGTTACTAAATATCCGCAGCTTACCTACAAACCCGCAACACCTATTATTGGTTGCGAGGTTATCGGCGATCATGTGGAAGTAACCACTTCATCAAAGCAAAAATTTACTGCCGATAAGGTAATTGTATGTAATGGAGGTGAATATAAATTGCTATTTGCCGATCATTTTAAAAATAGCGGCATCATCCTGTGCAAATTACAAATGATGCGGACTGTCCCAATGCCAGAGGTTCAATTAGAAGGTAATATATTAACTGGCTTATCTATCCGCAGGTATGAATCCTTCCAGGAATGTCCCTCATATGCCACCCTTACAACTCCTGAACATTATGCCGAATTGAAAAAATGGGGAGTACATATCCTATTTAAAAAAGCGGTAGACGGCTCTATTATTATTGGCGATTCACATGAGTATGCCGATGTAAACCATTCCGACGATTTAAGTTTTAGCATCAATAGTCATATAAACGACTTGATGCTGAAAGAAGCCCAAAATATCGTCGGTTTTGATGTTAGCAAAATAGCATCAACATGGGCTGGTGTTTATCCGCAGCATAACAGCAAACACGTAGTAGAAATGGATATAGAAAGTCGCATACATATCCGTACGGCTATAGGTGGCAAAGGAATGACTTGCTCAGGTGGTTATGCCGAAGCTAGCATACAGGGAATATATAACTGA